A segment of the Streptomyces sp. P9-A2 genome:
GTCACCGGCGACCACGAGGGCGCCGCGCTCGCCTTCGACGCGGTCTACGACGCCTTCCCGGGCGAGATCGCGCCGAAGCTGGCGCTCGGCCTGTGCGCCGAGGTACTGGGCCAGCTCGACAACGCCGCCGAGTACTACCGCCTGGTGTGGTCGACCGACCCGAGCCATGTGAGCGCGGCGTTCGGCCTGGCCCGGGTACGGCTGGCCACCGGTGACCGGAGCGGCGCCGTACGGACGCTGGTGTCGGTGCCGGAGTCGTCGATCCACTGCACGGCCGCGCGGGTGGCGTCCGTACGCGCCCGGCTGCGGGGGCGGACCCCGGTCGCGGGCGACGTACCGTTCCTCGACGACCTGAGTGCCGCGGCGGACCAGGTCGAGGCCTTGGAGTCGTACGGTCTGGATCCGGCGCGCCGGGAGCAGTTGGCGGCCGAGGTCCTCGGTTGCGCGCTCGACTGGGTACTCTCCGGGGGCCAGGGTTCCGTTCCGCTTCCGCTTCCGGCTCCGCCGGGACGGGGGCAGCGGAACGCCGCCGGGGAAAGGACACTGCTCGGCAGCGGACTGGACGAGCGGAACCTGCGCTTCGGACTCGAGCGCTCGTACCGCACGCTGGCCCGGCTGGCGCGGAGCGGTGAGGAGAGGATCGACCTGGTGGAACGTGCCAACCGTTACCGCCCCCGGACGTGGGTGTAGTTGATGTCGCAGATGCCCCAGCAGGCCGCCCTGTCGAAATGCCCGAACTGCGAGGAACCCCTCGAATCGGGTGATCGATTCTGCGGTGCGTGCGGATACGACCTGTCGGCCGTCCCGGCACCGCCGGTGGACCATCCGACGATCACCATGAACACCGGGAACGCCATGAACACCGGAAACGCAGGTAAGGCCGGGAACGGCGCGGTGCCGTCGCCGAGTCCGGCGGAGCGCGGGGCACCCCCGCCCCCGCCCCCGCCCCCGGTCGCACCCCCGGGGGCCCCGGTGGCTCGTCCGGCGTCGGCGCCGATGCCGAGCGAGCCGGACTGGCCCGATGTCCGCCCGGACAGTTCCGGCGTGTCCGCCCCGACGCACCGGCCCGCGGACCTGGCGGGCACCGACTCGGCCGGCCTCCCACTGACCGGCCACTCCCGCCCTCACCCCCACTCCCATTTCCATTCCCAGTACTCCGCGCCCGCGCCCGTGCCACCTCCCCCGCCCGCGGCGCCCCCCGCCACGGCTCCGGCCGCCGGGGCGCCCCGGTCCTCCGGCGTGCGCTTCGACCGTCCCACCCAGCCGGTCACCGACCCGGTTCCGCAGCCACGCGCCCAGCAGGTCCCTCAGCCGGGTGCGCGCCCCGTCGCCGGTCCGGGCGCGCAGCCCGAGGAGTACCCGCTGCAGGCCCCGGACCCGCGCGTGGCCGCCGAGCAGGGCGTCGAACAGGGTGGCGAGCAGGGCGCGGCCGCCCCGGGCAGCACCGTGTGCGTGGCCTGTCGTGCGGGCAGGGTGGACGACGACGGCTACTGCGAGAACTGCGGCCACGCCCAGCCACGCGAACGGGACCACATGGAACAGGAATGCGGCCCGCTGGCCGTGGTCAGCGACCGCGGCCTGCGCCACCACCGCAACGAGGACTCCTTCGGCATCGGCACCACCACGCTGCCCGACGGCTCCCCCGCCTCCGTCGCGATCGTCTGCGACGGCGTCTCCTCCGCGACCCGGCCCGACGAGGCCTCGCTGGCCGCGGCCCGGGTGGCGAGCGCGTCACTGCTCGCGGCCCTGCCGCGCGGCACGCACCCGCAGCAGGCCATGCACGAGGCGATCATCGCCGCGTCGGACGCGGTCAACGCGCTGGCCGACGAGCCCGAGACGGAACGGGAGCGCGCCCCGCACCAGAACTCCCCGGCCTGCACCTTCGTCGGCGCCGTGGTGACGGACGGTCTGCTGGTCGTCGGCTGGGTCGGCGACAGCCGCGTGTACTGGGTCCCGGTGGACCGCGCCGCTCCCCCGGCCCGGCTCACCGAGGACGACTCGTGGGCCGCGCAGATGGTCGCCGCGGGCCTGATGGGCGAGGCCGAGGCGTACGCCGACCAGCGCGCCCACGCGATCACCGGCTGGCTCGGCGCCGATGCCTACGAACTCGATCCGCACACCGCGTCGTTCAAGCCGGACCGGCCGGGAGTGGTCGTGGTCTGCACGGACGGGCTGTGGAACTACGCGGAGTCGGCCGAGGAGATGGCCCGGGCCGTCCCCGCCGACGCCGCCGTCCGCCCGCTGCACGGTGCGCGGGTCCTGCTCGGACACGCCCTCGACGGCGGGGGCCACGACAACGTAACAGTGGCTCTCGTGCCGTTCCCGGCCGTGCCGTAGGGGGCAGGATCGGCCTGAGGCCGCGTACGACAGGCCCTTGACGGGGAAAGTACAGGGAAACCGCAAGGAATCGCAGGCAACCGCAGGAGAGCTGCGGACAAGCACCGGCGAACCGGAGGGGACCGGTCCGCCTTCTGTCGTCGCCCCGTTCGTCGGGGTTCTCCAGGGGGAGAGAAGCAGGCATGGCCAATTTCGCGAAGTCGAACGTGCCGCGGTTCTCGGTGGACGTGTACCAGAACGAGTATCTGCCGGAGGGCGGCCGCGAGGTCAACGCCATCGTCACGGTGACCGCGACCGGCGGCGGCACCGTCGGCAGCGCGGTGGCGGCACCCCACCTCTACACGCCGGGTGAGGGGCCGTCGGCGGCCGTGGTGCTCATGGTCGACTGCTCCGGCTCGATGGACTATCCGCCGACGAAGATGCGCAACGCCCGCGACGCCACGGCCGCCGCGATCGACGCCCTGCGCGACGGCGTGCACTTCGCGGTGGTCGGCGGCACGCATGTCGCCAAGGAGGTCTATCCCGGCGCCGGGCGGCTCGCGGTCGCCGACGCCGCCACCCGCGAGCAGGCCAAGCGGTCGCTGCGCACGCTGAGCGCGGGCGGGGGCACGGCCATCGGCACCTGGCTCAAGCTGGCCGACCGGCTGCTGGCGTCGGCGGACGTGGCGATCCGGCACGGCATCCTGCTCACCGACGGACGCAACGAGCACGAGTCGCCCGAGAATCTGAAGGCGGCCCTGGAGGCGTGCGCCGGACGGTTCACCTGCGACGCCCGCGGCGTGGGCACCGACTGGGACGTGAAAGAAGTCACAGCGATCGCCTCCGGCCTCCTCGGCAGCGCCGACATCGTCGCCGATCCGGCCGGACTCGCCGACGACTTCACGCGGATGATGGAGACGGCGATGGGCAAGGAGGTCGCGGACGTCGCTCTGCGGCTGTGGACCCCGCTGGGCGCGGCCGTGAGATTCGTCAAACAGGTCGCGCCGACGGTCGAGGAGCTGACGGGGCGGCGCACCGAGGCCGGCCCCCGCGCGGGCGACTACCCGCTGGGTTCCTGGGGCGACGAGTCCCGTGATTACCACGTCTGCGTCGAGGTTCCGGCCGCGGACGTGGGGCGGGAGATGCTCGCCGCCCGGCTCTCGCTGATCATCCCTCAGCCCGCCGGCGCCTCCGCCACAAGCGGCGCGGAGGGCGTCCAGAAGCTCGGTGCGCAGGGTCTGGTGCGCGCCGTGTGGACGGACGACATGGCCTCTTCGACGTCCATCAACCCCCAGGTCGCCCACTACACCGGGCAGGCCGAACTGGCCCAAGTCATCCAACAGGGCCTCGATTTGCGCAAAGCGGGTGATTTCGACGGAGCAACGTCCAAACTGGGCCGGGCCGTCCAGCTCGCGAGTGCCTCCGGCAACGCCGATACTGCGAAACTGCTTGCGAAGGTGGTGGACGTGGTCGACGCCGCGACCGGTACTGTGCGACTGAAAGCGAGGGTCGAGGAGGCCGACGAGATGACACTCGAAACCCGGTCCACCAAGACTGTTCGTGTAAAGAAGTGAACGCGAGTTGAACGAGCCCGGCCTCGGGCCGGAGAACTTCGGTCGGAAGCGACCGGACAAGGAGAGGAGGAAGCGCCGACATGCCGACCTGCCCGAACGGACACCAGTCGGGTTCCGACGACTGGTGCGAGGTGTGCGGCCACCGCATGGCGGGGTCCGTGCCGCCGCCCCCTCCTCCTCCCCCGCCGCCCGGCGGTGGTTACGGATTCCCGCCCCCGGGTGGCCAGGGCGGTCCCGGCGGCCCGGGTGGATACGGAGGGCCCGGGGGCCCGAACGGCCCCGGCGGTCCCGGCGGTCCCGGCGGCAGAGCGGAGCTGTGCCCGCAGTGCCGCACGCCCCGTGAGGGCGCCGCGCCGTTCTGCGAGGAATGCCGGTGGAACTTCCTGACGAACACGGCGACCTCGTACACCCCGGCAGCCCCGCGCCCCGGCGGTCCCGGCCCGGGTGGGCCCGGACCCGGCGGCTCCGGACCCGGTGGCCCCGGACCCGGTGGCCCCGGACCCGGTGGCCAGGGTGGTCACGGCGGATACCAGCAGCAGC
Coding sequences within it:
- a CDS encoding vWA domain-containing protein, coding for MANFAKSNVPRFSVDVYQNEYLPEGGREVNAIVTVTATGGGTVGSAVAAPHLYTPGEGPSAAVVLMVDCSGSMDYPPTKMRNARDATAAAIDALRDGVHFAVVGGTHVAKEVYPGAGRLAVADAATREQAKRSLRTLSAGGGTAIGTWLKLADRLLASADVAIRHGILLTDGRNEHESPENLKAALEACAGRFTCDARGVGTDWDVKEVTAIASGLLGSADIVADPAGLADDFTRMMETAMGKEVADVALRLWTPLGAAVRFVKQVAPTVEELTGRRTEAGPRAGDYPLGSWGDESRDYHVCVEVPAADVGREMLAARLSLIIPQPAGASATSGAEGVQKLGAQGLVRAVWTDDMASSTSINPQVAHYTGQAELAQVIQQGLDLRKAGDFDGATSKLGRAVQLASASGNADTAKLLAKVVDVVDAATGTVRLKARVEEADEMTLETRSTKTVRVKK
- a CDS encoding PP2C family serine/threonine-protein phosphatase; translated protein: MSQMPQQAALSKCPNCEEPLESGDRFCGACGYDLSAVPAPPVDHPTITMNTGNAMNTGNAGKAGNGAVPSPSPAERGAPPPPPPPPVAPPGAPVARPASAPMPSEPDWPDVRPDSSGVSAPTHRPADLAGTDSAGLPLTGHSRPHPHSHFHSQYSAPAPVPPPPPAAPPATAPAAGAPRSSGVRFDRPTQPVTDPVPQPRAQQVPQPGARPVAGPGAQPEEYPLQAPDPRVAAEQGVEQGGEQGAAAPGSTVCVACRAGRVDDDGYCENCGHAQPRERDHMEQECGPLAVVSDRGLRHHRNEDSFGIGTTTLPDGSPASVAIVCDGVSSATRPDEASLAAARVASASLLAALPRGTHPQQAMHEAIIAASDAVNALADEPETERERAPHQNSPACTFVGAVVTDGLLVVGWVGDSRVYWVPVDRAAPPARLTEDDSWAAQMVAAGLMGEAEAYADQRAHAITGWLGADAYELDPHTASFKPDRPGVVVVCTDGLWNYAESAEEMARAVPADAAVRPLHGARVLLGHALDGGGHDNVTVALVPFPAVP